GTACGCTGAGCACGGCCCGGCGATGCTGGCGAGCGAGCCGACCCAGGTCGAGAATAACAAGGCGGTGATTGAGTACCGTCCGCTGGGGGCTATCCTGGCGGTGATGCCGTGGAACTTCCCGGTCTGGCAGGTGCTGCGCGGTGCGGTGCCGATCCTGCTGGCGGGAAATAGCTATCTACTGAAACATGCCCCGAACGTGCTGGGTTGTGCCGAACTGCTGGGCGATATTTTTCGCGAGGCGGGTATTCCGACGGGTGTCTTTGGCTGGGTGAATGCCACCAATGACGGCGTAAGCCAGGCGATTAACGATCCGCGTATTGCCGCCGTGACCGTTACCGGCAGCGTGCGTGCCGGGGCGGCCATCGGTGCTCAGGCGGGTGCGGCGCTGAAAAAATGCGTGCTCGAGCTGGGCGGATCCGATCCCTTTATCGTGCTGAACGACGCCTCGCTCGATCTGGCCGTTAAAGCGGCAGTTGCCGGCCGTTACCAGAATACCGGACAGGTCTGCGCCGCGGCGAAACGCTTTATCGTTGAGGCGGGCGTGGCAGACGCTTTTACCGAAAAATTTGTCGCCGCCGCCGCGGCGCTGAGGCTGGGCGCGCCGGACGTTGAAGAGAACTACCTTGGGCCAATGGCGCGTTACGATCTGCGCGACGAGCTGCATGCTCAGGTTGAGGCAACCCTGAACGAAGGCGCGACGCTGCGTCTTGGTGGGGAGAAAATCAGCGGGGAGGGCAACTACTATCCGGCAACGGTGCTGACCGGCGTCACCTCTGAGATGACCGCATTCCGTCAGGAGCTGTTTGGCCCGGTGGCGACCATTACCGTTGCGCAAGACGCAGAGCACGCCTTACAGCTCGCCAACCAGAGCGACTTCGGTCTCTCCGCAACCGTCTTCAGCGCGGACGAAGAGCGAGCAAACGCCCTGGCGGCGCGTCTGGAGTGCGGTGGGGTGTTTATCAACGGCTATAGCGCCAGCGATGCCCGCGTGGCGTTCGGCGGCGTGAAGAAGAGCGGCTTTGGTCGCGAGCTATCCCACTTCGGCCTGCGTGAGTTCTGCAACGTACAGACGGTGTGGAAAGATCGCCTGTAATAGTCAGCCTTAACCCACGCGGCACCGCTGTTTATTCAGCGGTGCCGCGTTGTCATGGTTCTGTCATTTTTGTTTCGTAGACTCACGCGCAGTGTGTGGTTACAGCAGAATAGTTACAGAAGAATATCATGAACTTAACTAAAATCTTTCCATCTGTATTTCGCCGGGATACGCCACGGCAGTTTGGCCTGCTGGCAGGGATATTGTGTATTATCGGCTTGTTCTCCGCGCTTCAGATCTCCTCATCGCTTCTCCTCTCCCGCTCCCTTCACGACGCCCAGCATCATGAGCGACTCAATCAGCAGGCGCTTCTGCAACAAGCCAGGGTTGATGAAGCGCGGGTGGCCCTGCTGGCGGCCAGCGATCTACTTAACCGCGCGGGGGTCTATTTTATGCAGGATCAGGCCACCGGCTCCGAGGGCAGCTGGCATAGCCTGATGGACGAGGCCCAGCAGGCCCTGGCGACGTCGCAAAAGAGCTGGCAGGCGTGGCGGGCGCTTAATCCACCCGAAGACGAGGGGCTGATAAACAGCTACCAGCTTTTCTACGGCGCGATTAAAGAGCAGGCGGATGCGTTGACCCGCACGCAGTCCATCGATGCCTTCTTTGCCGTCCCGGCGCAGGCTTTTCAGGCCGACTTCAACGATAACTTTGCCCGCTTCCGCGCGGCCAGCGATGCGCGCGCAGAGGAGGGCAGGCAGACGCTGATGTCCCGCTTGGCCAATCTGCAATACCTGTTTATTCTGGGGCCAGCCCTGTTGCTGATTATCGCCATCGCCGTCTGGTTTGGCATGTCGCGCTGGGTGATCGCTCCGCTCAAGCGGCTCATTACCCATATTAATCTGCTGGCGGCAGGGGATCTCTCTGTGGCACCGCCACCGGTGACCTGTTTTAACCGGGAGATCGGCCAGCTCAGCGTCAGCATTGAGGCCATGCAGCGGGGGCTTCAGCAGCTGGTGACGCAGGTCAGCGACGCCACCGCCTCGATGGTGAGCAATATCGATAGCCTGGCGCAGGGTAACCAGAAGCTCTATCAGCAGTCGGCTCGGCAGGCAAAAGAGCTGGACGAGGTGACGGCCAACATTGCCGAGCTGGAGTCTCACGTTGAGGGCAATACCGGCTATGCGAAACTCGCCAGCCAGCGCGCCGACGAAGCCCGCCAGGCCGCCGCCGGTGGCGACAGAATGATGGACACCGTCAATGAATCTATGCAGGCGATTGTGGCCCGCTCCGATGAGATGCGGGGCATCGTGGCGCTGATCGATAACGTAGCGTTCCAGACCAATATCCTGGCCCTTAACGCGGCCATCGAGGCGGCCCACGCGGGGAACCATGGCCGTGGCTTTGCCGTGGTGGCAAAAGAGGTCGGACTGCTGGCGCG
Above is a genomic segment from Enterobacter sp. C2 containing:
- a CDS encoding methyl-accepting chemotaxis protein, translated to MNLTKIFPSVFRRDTPRQFGLLAGILCIIGLFSALQISSSLLLSRSLHDAQHHERLNQQALLQQARVDEARVALLAASDLLNRAGVYFMQDQATGSEGSWHSLMDEAQQALATSQKSWQAWRALNPPEDEGLINSYQLFYGAIKEQADALTRTQSIDAFFAVPAQAFQADFNDNFARFRAASDARAEEGRQTLMSRLANLQYLFILGPALLLIIAIAVWFGMSRWVIAPLKRLITHINLLAAGDLSVAPPPVTCFNREIGQLSVSIEAMQRGLQQLVTQVSDATASMVSNIDSLAQGNQKLYQQSARQAKELDEVTANIAELESHVEGNTGYAKLASQRADEARQAAAGGDRMMDTVNESMQAIVARSDEMRGIVALIDNVAFQTNILALNAAIEAAHAGNHGRGFAVVAKEVGLLARKSSHSTQTIQTLIQHSLQGIEAGSQAVNRLENNLQQVTGLVGHLSGLLNDISQATLNQGENIHQMTRQLHGLNQVARRTGELVSTAAEASQQLHDDSRQLMQAVTRFRLPA
- the sad gene encoding succinate-semialdehyde dehydrogenase translates to MTTTSVTHALSINPATGKQLSARPWATSAEVDSSLAAAQQGFQQWRAQSVAQRAQGLRNVGAVLRQHGEKMAQLISAEMGKPILQARAEVAKSANLCDWYAEHGPAMLASEPTQVENNKAVIEYRPLGAILAVMPWNFPVWQVLRGAVPILLAGNSYLLKHAPNVLGCAELLGDIFREAGIPTGVFGWVNATNDGVSQAINDPRIAAVTVTGSVRAGAAIGAQAGAALKKCVLELGGSDPFIVLNDASLDLAVKAAVAGRYQNTGQVCAAAKRFIVEAGVADAFTEKFVAAAAALRLGAPDVEENYLGPMARYDLRDELHAQVEATLNEGATLRLGGEKISGEGNYYPATVLTGVTSEMTAFRQELFGPVATITVAQDAEHALQLANQSDFGLSATVFSADEERANALAARLECGGVFINGYSASDARVAFGGVKKSGFGRELSHFGLREFCNVQTVWKDRL